From Levilactobacillus zymae, a single genomic window includes:
- a CDS encoding LysR family transcriptional regulator produces MLPFAYRVFQAIIQEHTFYRAAQILNVTPSAISHSVNQLEKELGFSLFIRTRSGVELTPDGKSVQPLIQAIINAEERLEQAAANIKGLNAGSVRLGAFSSVCINWLPPIIQNFKQDYPDIAINVEQADFTEIAAAVKTGRLDLGFSALPVNEKLTILPLIKDEIYCITPADFIPANRTTVTAADLVKQNFILQRGDYDKDTKAALDHYRIQPNALRFSIDDQSILAMVEAGMDMGILPELALQRISGDVNVYPFDTRFYRTICLVVNSAQAKAPSTAKMIDAITTYVTTKYPEKVLRHPGAV; encoded by the coding sequence TTGCTGCCATTCGCCTACCGCGTTTTTCAAGCCATCATTCAAGAACACACCTTTTACCGGGCGGCGCAGATCCTAAACGTCACGCCGTCCGCCATCAGCCACTCGGTCAACCAGCTGGAAAAGGAACTGGGCTTTAGCCTGTTCATCCGGACCCGCTCGGGCGTCGAGCTGACTCCCGACGGCAAGTCCGTTCAACCGCTGATCCAGGCCATCATCAACGCCGAGGAACGGCTAGAACAGGCCGCGGCCAACATCAAGGGGCTAAACGCCGGGTCCGTGCGTCTGGGCGCCTTCTCGTCCGTGTGCATCAACTGGCTGCCACCCATCATCCAGAACTTCAAGCAGGACTACCCGGACATCGCCATCAACGTCGAGCAGGCCGACTTCACCGAGATCGCCGCGGCCGTCAAGACCGGGCGGCTCGACCTGGGGTTCTCCGCGCTGCCGGTCAACGAGAAGCTGACGATCCTGCCGCTGATCAAAGACGAGATCTATTGCATCACCCCGGCCGACTTCATCCCCGCCAACCGAACCACGGTGACGGCGGCCGACCTGGTCAAGCAGAACTTCATCCTGCAACGGGGCGACTACGATAAGGACACCAAGGCGGCACTCGACCACTACCGCATCCAGCCTAACGCTCTGCGCTTCTCCATCGACGACCAGTCGATCCTGGCCATGGTCGAGGCCGGCATGGACATGGGCATCCTACCGGAGTTAGCGCTCCAACGCATCAGCGGTGACGTCAACGTTTACCCGTTCGACACGCGCTTCTACCGGACCATCTGCCTGGTGGTCAACAGCGCCCAGGCTAAGGCCCCGTCGACCGCCAAGATGATCGACGCCATCACCACCTACGTCACCACCAAGTACCCCGAGAAAGTCCTGCGACACCCGGGCGCCGTGTAA
- a CDS encoding family 20 glycosylhydrolase has protein sequence MRKVGKWIVAVVVVVGLSWVPLTGHSTVRAPERVPSKGLILDVARQYYSVASIKQFIDQIHAGGGSFLQLHLTDDSRYGVESRLLGQTTQRAIKRGQTYYNRRTKLAFLSKRQLRTLVVYGHQRGVEVIPEIDTPGHSRALIKLLRQSSRSNRQLVRRIAVDGELDMAHPQTLNLVKRLLHEYTGLLYRNQHVGLGGDEYRAAQATTSPTMLRYTNGLNRDLNRRHLRATLWNDGILRADLPRLDNNVLVLYWSYDGQPDDPQDVPRRRARRASLLDLNAAGFQTINANYSYLYLITNPKMFLPANVDFWQKDLDAHWTNAIWDNWDHSTPALSRLNIGSALSIWGDGHRTYSQAEILRQTRPFLTTYFQHGNE, from the coding sequence ATGCGCAAAGTTGGCAAGTGGATTGTGGCCGTGGTCGTAGTGGTCGGACTGAGCTGGGTGCCGTTAACGGGTCATTCGACGGTGCGAGCGCCCGAACGGGTCCCCAGTAAGGGCCTGATCTTAGACGTTGCCCGGCAGTATTACTCGGTGGCGTCCATCAAGCAGTTCATTGACCAGATTCACGCGGGGGGTGGCAGCTTCCTGCAGCTGCACCTCACGGATGATTCGCGGTACGGGGTGGAAAGTCGGCTACTGGGCCAGACCACGCAGCGGGCCATCAAGCGGGGGCAGACCTACTATAACCGCCGGACCAAGCTGGCGTTTTTAAGCAAACGACAACTGCGCACCCTGGTGGTGTACGGTCACCAGCGTGGCGTCGAGGTGATCCCCGAGATCGATACGCCGGGTCATAGCCGGGCGTTGATCAAGCTGTTGCGCCAGTCGAGCCGGTCTAACCGGCAGCTGGTCCGCCGGATCGCCGTGGACGGGGAATTGGATATGGCCCACCCGCAGACCCTGAATCTGGTCAAGCGGCTCTTGCACGAGTACACCGGCCTGCTGTACCGCAACCAGCACGTGGGGCTGGGGGGCGACGAGTATCGCGCGGCCCAGGCCACCACGTCGCCGACCATGTTGCGGTACACCAACGGGCTCAACCGTGATTTAAATCGCCGCCACCTGCGCGCAACGCTCTGGAATGACGGCATCTTAAGGGCGGACCTACCGCGCTTGGACAATAACGTGCTGGTCCTGTACTGGAGCTACGACGGCCAGCCCGATGATCCGCAGGACGTGCCCCGCCGCCGGGCCCGCCGAGCGAGCTTGCTGGACCTGAACGCGGCGGGTTTTCAGACCATCAACGCGAACTATTCGTACCTGTACCTGATTACCAATCCCAAGATGTTTTTACCGGCCAACGTGGACTTCTGGCAAAAGGACCTGGACGCGCATTGGACCAACGCCATCTGGGATAATTGGGACCACAGTACGCCGGCGCTGAGTCGGCTCAATATCGGGTCGGCGCTTTCCATCTGGGGGGACGGCCACCGGACTTACAGCCAGGCCGAGATCTTGCGGCAGACCCGGCCATTTTTGACCACGTACTTTCAGCACGGCAACGAGTAA
- a CDS encoding DUF2922 domain-containing protein produces the protein MKALELTFKGTDHRIKNLRLKYVNADLTADEALELMGKMAATKLFAKQDVELYATPVSATVVETTKTPLPAAQA, from the coding sequence ATGAAAGCTTTAGAGTTAACGTTCAAGGGGACCGATCATCGGATTAAGAACTTACGTTTGAAGTACGTTAACGCCGATCTGACGGCCGACGAAGCCCTCGAATTGATGGGCAAGATGGCCGCAACTAAGCTGTTTGCGAAGCAGGACGTGGAACTCTACGCCACGCCGGTGAGCGCGACCGTGGTTGAGACCACGAAGACGCCGCTGCCCGCCGCCCAAGCCTAA
- a CDS encoding sigma-70 family RNA polymerase sigma factor gives MRDAQDAFKFLFTGDHEVILHAALKKLHLSPLHADYDDYLQESRLLFLKVYQRFPDDPLEKPHQFLAYAQQKIYWTILDRLRKERRQNQYRADGDHAALLAELPNTGDLQRDLEVRLYQARLLRLIREEGTLGEWTYLNGTLVNHLTAAEIARRCQVSRQTVLRWRKTLVNRLRRQNFWPDWN, from the coding sequence TTGAGAGACGCACAGGATGCTTTCAAATTCTTGTTTACGGGTGACCACGAGGTCATTCTCCACGCCGCGCTGAAGAAGTTACACCTTTCACCGCTCCACGCGGACTATGATGATTACCTGCAGGAAAGTCGCCTCTTATTTCTCAAGGTGTACCAGCGCTTCCCCGATGATCCGCTGGAAAAGCCCCATCAATTCTTGGCCTACGCGCAGCAGAAAATCTACTGGACCATCCTGGATCGGTTGCGGAAGGAACGGCGGCAGAATCAGTACCGCGCGGACGGGGATCACGCCGCGTTGCTAGCGGAATTACCCAACACCGGCGACCTCCAACGAGACCTGGAGGTGCGCTTGTATCAGGCGCGCCTGTTACGGTTGATTCGCGAGGAGGGGACGCTGGGCGAGTGGACCTATCTGAACGGCACGTTGGTCAATCACCTGACGGCCGCGGAGATTGCGCGGCGCTGTCAGGTCAGCCGGCAGACCGTGTTACGGTGGCGCAAGACGCTGGTAAACCGGCTGCGGCGTCAAAATTTTTGGCCGGATTGGAATTAG